One genomic window of Cannabis sativa cultivar Pink pepper isolate KNU-18-1 chromosome 2, ASM2916894v1, whole genome shotgun sequence includes the following:
- the LOC115720831 gene encoding histone-lysine N-methyltransferase SUVR4 isoform X9, whose product MHILSRRMTQEGEVKGMKSGKEPERFLSVGKEERVFPKLDHTSKKPISKESKTPLTSSRPQLSKPSKPSESKYRLVHPPPRSNVENSNFIEQVKNKISLNKPPTAKPFDRPLGEPSSLHVSREKKLLPKSSNEKHYSPLSPRPISTIHPELQNPPVTVGVKMDNPPLKVGVKMDNPPLKKANRCENGDTHPFFKVQKKPYNFLEDISKGTEKVGISLLDEIGNERIPKFNYIPQSIIYQNANINISLARIVDEDCCSSCSGDCLSSSLPCACACETGGEFAYTPQGLLKEKFLKACIDMKEQPEDHHFVYCTDCPIERSRNDDKFEKCKGHLVRKFIKECWRKCGCDMKCGNRVVQRGISRRLQVFFTSEGKGWGVRPLDPLPEGAFVCEYIGEVLTNMELYNRNKKSSKDRHTYPVTLDADWGSEGFLKDEEALCLDGTYHGNVSRFINHRCSDPNLVDIPVEVETPDRHFYHLAFFTTRKVAALEELTWDYGIDFNDKYHPIKAFRCSCGSPNCRDKTRKRKQI is encoded by the exons ATGCATATTTTGAGCAGAAGGATGACA CAGGAAGGAGAGGTTAAGGGTATGAAATCTGGTAAAGAACCTGAAAGGTTTCTTTCAGTTGGAAAAGAAGAGCGTGTTTTTCCTAAATTGGATCACACAAGCAAAAAGCCAATATCAAAAGAGAGTAAAACACCTTTAACATCTTCTAGACCACAACTAAGTAAACCTTCTAAACCAAGTGAATCCAAATATCGACTAGTCCATCCACCACCAAGAAGCAATGTAGAAAACTCGAATTTTATTGAacaagttaaaaataaaatttctttgAATAAACCACCTACAGCAAAACCATTTGACAGGCCATTGGGTGAACCGAGTTCCTTGCATGTTTCTAGAGAAAAGAAGTTGTTGCCAAAGTCAAGCAATGAGAAACACTACTCGCCACTTTCTCCTAGGCCTATTTCGACAATTCACCCAG AACTACAGAATCCACCCGTTACAGTTGGTGTGAAAATGGATAATCCACCTCTTAAAGTTGGTGTGAAAATGGATAATCCACCTCTTAAAAAAGCGAATAGGTGTGAAAATGGAGATACACACCCTTTTTTTAAGGTACAAAAGAAACCTTATAACTTTCTTGAGGACATTTCAAAAGGGACAGAAAAAGTGGGAATTTCACTCTTGGATGAAATTGGCAATGAGCGTATTCCAAAATTTAATTACATTCCTCAAAGCATTATCTATCAAAATGCCAATATAAATATTTCACTGGCTCGAATTGTGGACGAGGATTGCTGTTCAAGTTGTTCTGGAGATTGCCTTTCTTCATCATTACCGTGTGCCTGTGCTTGTGAAACTGGTGGAGAGTTTGCATACACACCACAAGGACTTTTAAAAGAAAAGTTTTTAAAAGCTTGTATTGATATGAAAGAGCAGCCAGAGGACCACCACTTTGTTTATTGCACAGATTGCCCTATTGAGAGGTCTAGGAATGATGACAAATTTGAGAAATGTAAGGGACACCTGGTAAGAAAGTTTATTAAAGAATGCTGGAGAAAATGTGGCTGTGACATGAAATGTGGAAACAGAGTAGTCCAACGAGGTATTTCAAGAAGATTACAG GTTTTCTTTACCAGTGAAGGAAAAGGATGGGGTGTTCGACCACTTGATCCATTGCCTGAGGGAGCATTCGTTTGTGAATACATTGGAGAAGTGTTAACCAATATGGAGTTGTACAATAGGAATAAAAAAAGCAGCAAAGATAGGCATACATATCCTGTAACACTGGATGCAGATTGGGGCTCCGAGGGGTTTCTAAAAGATGAGGAGGCACTTTGTTTGGATGGAACATATCATGGAAACGTTTCCAGATTTATCAATCATAG GTGCTCTGATCCAAACTTGGTTGATATTCCTGTGGAAGTGGAGACACCTGACCGCCATTTTTACCAT CTTGCATTCTTCACCACTAGGAAAGTTGCTGCTTTAGAAGAGCTTACTTGG GATTATGGGATTGACTTCAATGATAAGTATCATCCAATTAAGGCATTTCGTTGCTCTTGTGGAAGTCCAAATTGCAGGGACAAAACACGAAAGAG
- the LOC115720831 gene encoding histone-lysine N-methyltransferase SUVR4 isoform X8: MHILSRRMTEGEVKGMKSGKEPERFLSVGKEERVFPKLDHTSKKPISKESKTPLTSSRPQLSKPSKPSESKYRLVHPPPRSNVENSNFIEQVKNKISLNKPPTAKPFDRPLGEPSSLHVSREKKLLPKSSNEKHYSPLSPRPISTIHPELQNPPVTVGVKMDNPPLKVGVKMDNPPLKKANRCENGDTHPFFKVQKKPYNFLEDISKGTEKVGISLLDEIGNERIPKFNYIPQSIIYQNANINISLARIVDEDCCSSCSGDCLSSSLPCACACETGGEFAYTPQGLLKEKFLKACIDMKEQPEDHHFVYCTDCPIERSRNDDKFEKCKGHLVRKFIKECWRKCGCDMKCGNRVVQRGISRRLQVFFTSEGKGWGVRPLDPLPEGAFVCEYIGEVLTNMELYNRNKKSSKDRHTYPVTLDADWGSEGFLKDEEALCLDGTYHGNVSRFINHRCSDPNLVDIPVEVETPDRHFYHLAFFTTRKVAALEELTWDYGIDFNDKYHPIKAFRCSCGSPNCRDKTRKRLVYYFLSSVTNFYGHCQTTENTMTKLAYEYVIAVNSN, from the exons ATGCATATTTTGAGCAGAAGGATGACA GAAGGAGAGGTTAAGGGTATGAAATCTGGTAAAGAACCTGAAAGGTTTCTTTCAGTTGGAAAAGAAGAGCGTGTTTTTCCTAAATTGGATCACACAAGCAAAAAGCCAATATCAAAAGAGAGTAAAACACCTTTAACATCTTCTAGACCACAACTAAGTAAACCTTCTAAACCAAGTGAATCCAAATATCGACTAGTCCATCCACCACCAAGAAGCAATGTAGAAAACTCGAATTTTATTGAacaagttaaaaataaaatttctttgAATAAACCACCTACAGCAAAACCATTTGACAGGCCATTGGGTGAACCGAGTTCCTTGCATGTTTCTAGAGAAAAGAAGTTGTTGCCAAAGTCAAGCAATGAGAAACACTACTCGCCACTTTCTCCTAGGCCTATTTCGACAATTCACCCAG AACTACAGAATCCACCCGTTACAGTTGGTGTGAAAATGGATAATCCACCTCTTAAAGTTGGTGTGAAAATGGATAATCCACCTCTTAAAAAAGCGAATAGGTGTGAAAATGGAGATACACACCCTTTTTTTAAGGTACAAAAGAAACCTTATAACTTTCTTGAGGACATTTCAAAAGGGACAGAAAAAGTGGGAATTTCACTCTTGGATGAAATTGGCAATGAGCGTATTCCAAAATTTAATTACATTCCTCAAAGCATTATCTATCAAAATGCCAATATAAATATTTCACTGGCTCGAATTGTGGACGAGGATTGCTGTTCAAGTTGTTCTGGAGATTGCCTTTCTTCATCATTACCGTGTGCCTGTGCTTGTGAAACTGGTGGAGAGTTTGCATACACACCACAAGGACTTTTAAAAGAAAAGTTTTTAAAAGCTTGTATTGATATGAAAGAGCAGCCAGAGGACCACCACTTTGTTTATTGCACAGATTGCCCTATTGAGAGGTCTAGGAATGATGACAAATTTGAGAAATGTAAGGGACACCTGGTAAGAAAGTTTATTAAAGAATGCTGGAGAAAATGTGGCTGTGACATGAAATGTGGAAACAGAGTAGTCCAACGAGGTATTTCAAGAAGATTACAG GTTTTCTTTACCAGTGAAGGAAAAGGATGGGGTGTTCGACCACTTGATCCATTGCCTGAGGGAGCATTCGTTTGTGAATACATTGGAGAAGTGTTAACCAATATGGAGTTGTACAATAGGAATAAAAAAAGCAGCAAAGATAGGCATACATATCCTGTAACACTGGATGCAGATTGGGGCTCCGAGGGGTTTCTAAAAGATGAGGAGGCACTTTGTTTGGATGGAACATATCATGGAAACGTTTCCAGATTTATCAATCATAG GTGCTCTGATCCAAACTTGGTTGATATTCCTGTGGAAGTGGAGACACCTGACCGCCATTTTTACCAT CTTGCATTCTTCACCACTAGGAAAGTTGCTGCTTTAGAAGAGCTTACTTGG GATTATGGGATTGACTTCAATGATAAGTATCATCCAATTAAGGCATTTCGTTGCTCTTGTGGAAGTCCAAATTGCAGGGACAAAACACGAAAGAGGTTAGTCTATTACTTCCTTTCATCAGTCACTAATTTTTATGGCCATTGCCAAACCACGGAAAACACTATGACGAAACTGGCATATGAATATGTCATAGCTGTTAACTCAAATTAA